The proteins below are encoded in one region of Micromonospora pisi:
- a CDS encoding N-formylglutamate amidohydrolase: MTSTRGPVRELHILPHCGTELPTDLIEETDPENFETLSQLVHQNVDLGTGAIYRKLVEGVRTGATEGVAVAGFHLSRLLLDANRATVEAQLPVDPYVGSAELYQTYLRRRGRDLRHEALLPWLAAVDEILQSMDSRGTVYHHHTYDVLSMSPRPWDRGVAAKRPAFQLIWRRPSIDGVIDEGGESADPGLARLEDVEDVRFRIRDFLERKIGLVNGNGDIDYPLLLPVMPFRGSRRGDPPTSPRHLVYDLRKDILLTEEQIRSWVLDGPWRLGEGGQGGVVSGGGPGISSNHA; the protein is encoded by the coding sequence GTGACCAGCACCCGGGGTCCGGTCCGGGAGCTGCACATTCTGCCGCACTGCGGAACCGAACTCCCGACTGACCTGATCGAGGAGACCGATCCGGAGAACTTCGAGACGCTCTCGCAGTTGGTCCATCAGAACGTGGACCTCGGCACCGGAGCGATCTACCGGAAACTGGTCGAGGGTGTCCGTACCGGTGCCACCGAGGGCGTCGCCGTCGCCGGCTTCCACCTGTCCCGGCTGCTGCTCGACGCCAACCGGGCCACCGTCGAGGCCCAGTTGCCGGTCGACCCGTACGTGGGCAGCGCGGAGCTCTACCAGACCTACCTGCGGCGGCGCGGTCGGGACCTGCGACACGAGGCACTGCTGCCGTGGCTCGCCGCGGTGGACGAGATCCTCCAGTCGATGGACAGCCGGGGCACCGTCTACCACCACCACACGTACGACGTCCTCTCGATGAGCCCACGCCCGTGGGACCGGGGTGTCGCGGCGAAACGGCCCGCGTTCCAACTGATCTGGCGTCGGCCGTCGATCGACGGGGTCATCGACGAGGGTGGGGAATCCGCCGATCCGGGTCTCGCCCGGCTGGAGGACGTCGAAGACGTACGTTTCAGGATTCGCGATTTCCTTGAGCGGAAGATCGGCCTGGTAAACGGAAATGGTGACATCGACTATCCGTTGCTGTTGCCGGTCATGCCGTTCCGGGGATCGCGTCGGGGCGACCCGCCGACCTCCCCCCGCCATCTGGTGTACGACCTACGCAAGGACATCCTGCTCACCGAGGAACAGATCCGTTCGTGGGTGCTCGACGGGCCGTGGCGTCTTGGCGAGGGCGGCCAAGGTGGAGTGGTATCCGGCGGTGGTCCGGGCATTTCCTCGAACCACGCTTGA
- a CDS encoding gamma-glutamylcyclotransferase: protein MRHYAAYGSNLDPARMRAYCPHSPMIGTGWLEGWRLTFAGEGVIGWEGSVTTVVESPGDRVFVAIYDVHPWDAAQLDEVEGVNAETYRKLHVRVVTLDGEITAWVYVFAGYEGGLPTAWYLSEIANAAEKAGAPDDYVAELRSRPTGTATA, encoded by the coding sequence GTGCGTCATTACGCCGCGTACGGCTCAAACCTCGATCCCGCCCGGATGCGTGCCTACTGTCCGCATTCGCCCATGATCGGCACCGGCTGGCTGGAAGGCTGGCGCCTCACCTTCGCCGGGGAGGGGGTGATCGGCTGGGAGGGCTCGGTGACCACTGTCGTGGAGTCTCCGGGCGATCGCGTCTTCGTGGCGATCTACGACGTACACCCCTGGGACGCCGCGCAACTCGACGAGGTCGAGGGGGTGAACGCGGAGACCTACCGCAAGCTGCACGTACGGGTGGTCACGCTGGACGGCGAGATCACCGCCTGGGTCTACGTCTTCGCCGGGTACGAGGGCGGCCTGCCGACCGCCTGGTACCTCTCCGAGATCGCCAACGCGGCGGAGAAGGCCGGCGCGCCGGACGACTACGTCGCCGAACTGCGCTCGCGCCCCACCGGCACCGCCACCGCCTGA
- a CDS encoding histone deacetylase: MERVELADGTADAAAVREHAAQTAALEHAADAAAQTGHVWYVCYGSNMSLRRLNYYLAGGQPPSGALTYPGCRDKRQPERSLPVTLPGRVYFALEALAWTGGMAFYDAEDPGETPARAHLLTRSQFSDIMAQEMCFEPGSDLDLTEVLTHGRVVLGPGHYQALLYLGDLEGCPSFTFTAPWRRSEVELRSPSATYLRHLAAGLSETYGWSPQRIADYLSSRPGAAGHWSPGELVAVIDELPGVAADRNVTRYGESARESTPATVGAGIG; the protein is encoded by the coding sequence ATGGAGCGCGTTGAGCTCGCCGACGGTACGGCGGACGCGGCGGCGGTGCGGGAACACGCGGCGCAGACGGCGGCCCTGGAACACGCGGCCGACGCGGCGGCGCAGACCGGGCACGTCTGGTACGTCTGCTACGGCTCGAACATGAGCCTCAGGCGCCTCAACTACTACCTGGCCGGTGGCCAGCCACCGTCCGGCGCGTTGACCTACCCCGGTTGCCGGGACAAGCGGCAACCCGAACGGAGCCTGCCCGTCACCCTGCCCGGCCGGGTCTACTTCGCGCTGGAGGCGCTGGCCTGGACCGGCGGCATGGCCTTCTACGACGCGGAGGATCCGGGCGAGACACCGGCCCGCGCGCACCTGCTCACCCGCTCACAGTTCTCCGACATCATGGCTCAGGAGATGTGCTTCGAGCCCGGGTCCGACCTGGACCTGACCGAGGTGCTGACCCACGGGCGGGTGGTGTTGGGGCCGGGCCACTACCAGGCCCTGCTCTACCTGGGCGACCTGGAGGGCTGCCCCAGCTTCACCTTCACCGCGCCCTGGCGGAGATCCGAGGTCGAACTGCGCAGCCCGTCCGCCACCTACCTGCGGCACCTCGCGGCCGGCCTGTCGGAGACCTACGGCTGGTCCCCGCAGCGGATCGCCGACTACCTCAGCAGCCGCCCCGGCGCCGCCGGCCACTGGTCGCCCGGCGAACTGGTCGCGGTGATCGACGAACTCCCCGGGGTGGCCGCCGATCGCAACGTCACCCGTTACGGCGAATCCGCCCGGGAATCGACCCCGGCAACCGTGGGAGCCGGTATTGGATAG
- a CDS encoding amidohydrolase, giving the protein MTSALTLPTGSPLVSSPSEPPPGATPLPYELDRMLALRMPDLVATRRWIHAHPELSGHEIATAALIVRELAAAGLEPRLLPQGNGVICDIGRASGPVIALRADLDALPLTDAKDVPYRSTVDGACHACGHDVHTTVLLGTGLLLARLAAEGGLDGRVRLLFQPAEETVPSGAPEIIAAGGLTDVAGIYALHCAPYLPAGTVGVRTGPLTAAVDTVEVALSGAGGHTARPHLTTDLVHALGRVIVDVPALLTRRMDPRAPLSLVWGTVHAGTANNTIPGDGFVRGTVRTLSVDAWREAQDVIPELVRDVLAGTGAKADVRYHRGFPAVVNDEQATATITTGATRALGQHGVVPAEISMGSEDFSFYLEQVPGAMFRLGTGDPDSTIRRDLHHPGFDVDERSIGYGVRVMTHTALAALDALPGEGAA; this is encoded by the coding sequence GTGACGAGTGCGTTGACGCTGCCGACCGGCAGCCCGCTGGTGTCGTCCCCATCCGAGCCGCCGCCCGGGGCCACACCTCTCCCGTACGAACTCGATCGGATGCTGGCGCTCCGGATGCCCGATCTGGTGGCCACCCGCCGCTGGATCCACGCGCACCCCGAGCTCTCCGGGCACGAGATCGCCACGGCCGCGCTGATCGTGCGCGAACTCGCCGCCGCCGGCCTCGAACCCCGGCTGCTACCACAGGGGAACGGGGTCATCTGCGACATCGGCCGCGCCAGCGGCCCGGTGATCGCCCTCCGGGCGGATCTTGACGCCCTGCCACTGACCGATGCCAAGGACGTGCCGTACCGCTCGACCGTGGACGGTGCCTGCCACGCCTGCGGACACGACGTGCACACCACCGTCCTGCTCGGCACCGGGTTGCTGCTCGCCCGACTCGCCGCCGAGGGCGGACTCGACGGTCGGGTCCGACTGCTCTTCCAGCCGGCGGAGGAGACCGTCCCGTCCGGAGCACCGGAGATCATCGCCGCTGGCGGGCTCACCGACGTCGCCGGGATCTACGCCCTGCACTGCGCGCCGTACCTGCCCGCCGGCACGGTCGGCGTACGCACCGGCCCGCTGACCGCCGCGGTCGACACGGTGGAGGTCGCGCTGAGCGGGGCCGGCGGCCACACGGCCCGGCCACACCTGACCACGGACCTGGTGCACGCCCTGGGTCGGGTGATCGTCGACGTGCCCGCGCTGCTGACCCGTCGGATGGACCCGCGCGCACCCCTCTCGCTCGTCTGGGGAACGGTGCACGCCGGTACGGCGAACAACACGATCCCCGGCGACGGCTTCGTCCGGGGAACCGTACGGACCCTGAGCGTGGACGCCTGGCGGGAGGCCCAGGACGTGATCCCCGAACTGGTACGGGACGTACTCGCCGGCACCGGCGCGAAGGCCGACGTCCGGTACCACCGGGGTTTCCCGGCAGTGGTGAACGACGAGCAGGCCACCGCGACGATCACCACCGGAGCCACCCGCGCGCTCGGCCAACACGGGGTGGTGCCAGCCGAGATCAGCATGGGCAGTGAGGATTTCTCGTTCTACCTGGAGCAGGTCCCCGGAGCGATGTTCCGCCTCGGCACCGGCGACCCCGACTCCACCATCCGCCGGGACCTCCATCACCCCGGCTTCGACGTCGACGAGCGGTCGATCGGGTACGGCGTCCGCGTCATGACGCACACCGCCCTGGCGGCCCTCGACGCCCTGCCGGGCGAAGGCGCGGCGTGA
- a CDS encoding SCO6745 family protein produces MTPEQAAAAARPSLSALARTFHESPQTLRRARLLGLSGWAFQVAGRGGALGDVAAETVAATLGFLAPDAVAEGWEAARRVARPTEVAASILTECCRWGVDYLHSFPKLDRLFDLAQQIVTSADATGMPLFAAWRAVPVPVPDPAARMAVLLHLLREHQSAAALIAVRSAGLTPLEMILAGPDGESGALANGWQPPYPEVAPLMRRCLWAEAMTHRIGASGFRVLSGSERNELVDLLTSLRSGLT; encoded by the coding sequence TTGACCCCTGAACAGGCTGCCGCCGCTGCCCGACCAAGCTTGTCGGCACTGGCGAGGACGTTCCACGAGTCGCCGCAGACGTTGCGCCGGGCGCGGCTGCTCGGCCTGTCGGGCTGGGCGTTCCAGGTGGCCGGCCGGGGTGGGGCGTTGGGTGACGTGGCGGCCGAGACGGTGGCCGCGACGCTCGGCTTCCTCGCGCCCGACGCGGTCGCCGAGGGGTGGGAGGCGGCCCGGCGGGTGGCCCGACCGACCGAGGTGGCGGCGAGCATCCTCACCGAGTGCTGCCGCTGGGGCGTCGATTACCTGCACAGCTTCCCGAAGCTGGACCGCTTGTTCGACCTGGCGCAGCAGATTGTGACCAGTGCGGACGCGACCGGGATGCCGCTCTTCGCGGCGTGGCGGGCGGTGCCGGTTCCGGTGCCGGACCCCGCGGCCCGGATGGCGGTGCTGCTGCACCTGCTCCGGGAACACCAGAGCGCCGCCGCCTTGATCGCCGTACGTTCCGCCGGGCTGACACCGCTGGAGATGATCCTGGCCGGGCCGGACGGCGAGTCGGGCGCGCTGGCGAACGGGTGGCAGCCGCCGTACCCGGAGGTGGCTCCGTTGATGCGGCGCTGTCTCTGGGCCGAGGCGATGACCCACCGGATCGGCGCGAGCGGCTTCCGCGTCCTCTCCGGCTCCGAACGCAACGAACTGGTCGACCTGCTGACCAGCCTCCGTAGCGGCCTCACCTGA
- a CDS encoding serine/threonine-protein kinase: protein MTQIPTWSGGPVSPTSGRAAPGATIGGRYSLRAAVGHGGMGTVWRAADTLLRRDVAVKEVVLPPGLAPSDRDAMYERTLREARAAAALQHPAVVQVYDVVTEGGRPWIVMELLDARSLADMVIEDGPLAPRAVAKIGIALLGALEVAHAIGVLHRDVKPANVLIASDGRCVLTDFGVARMPTDVQLTTPGMVLGSPHFISPERAMGSDFGPPSDLFSLGVTLYTAVEGRPPFDRGDPIETMHAVVEDPPAPPSRSGHLTEVLMGLLEKDPARRFDVDTSRNMLRELLAGPLASNTAGHLVTDPYSVVPAQRAAWQPPAPPAKPQPTGQIGGSAMLAPGESLTDRLAQLRKSGGASAGSMAHGGAMDETRTGVALSAQTGAMPAAQRWDEGSGPAIYGTPGGGSGTYGRPGGSGNGGAVGNAVAGARRAGDAALTTIRSWPRKIQLAAAGGVVAVLVIGIIALSGGDPEKTAPLPQAGASPSAPAGPAFPIQAHAERGISVNVPEGWKKNAPKGALYIDFTDPGDSGRRIRLLIEKTSATPIKFLESAGGILAKPDNKSCAKPYAEIGLQEVELGGKPAAELEYTCGDGDTKRHGIWRAVVQDGKAYEFYLTTPDAKFEESKPIFDELVRSFTITAAG, encoded by the coding sequence GTGACTCAGATTCCGACGTGGAGTGGCGGACCAGTCAGTCCCACCAGCGGACGCGCAGCTCCCGGCGCCACCATCGGCGGTCGTTACTCGCTGCGCGCAGCGGTCGGCCATGGCGGCATGGGCACTGTGTGGCGTGCCGCCGACACCCTGCTCCGCCGTGACGTGGCGGTCAAAGAGGTCGTGCTGCCACCGGGGCTCGCCCCCAGTGACCGCGACGCGATGTACGAACGCACCCTGCGCGAGGCCCGTGCGGCCGCCGCCCTGCAGCACCCGGCCGTGGTGCAGGTCTACGACGTGGTGACCGAGGGCGGCCGGCCCTGGATCGTGATGGAGCTGCTCGACGCGCGCAGCCTCGCCGACATGGTGATCGAGGACGGACCGCTCGCCCCCCGGGCGGTCGCCAAGATCGGCATCGCGCTGCTCGGCGCGCTCGAGGTGGCGCACGCGATCGGCGTACTGCACCGGGACGTCAAACCGGCGAACGTGCTGATCGCCTCCGACGGCCGCTGCGTACTGACCGACTTCGGGGTGGCGCGGATGCCCACCGACGTCCAGCTCACCACCCCCGGCATGGTGCTCGGCTCACCGCACTTCATCTCCCCGGAACGCGCGATGGGCAGCGACTTCGGCCCACCCAGCGACCTCTTCTCGCTCGGCGTCACGCTCTACACGGCGGTGGAGGGGCGGCCCCCGTTCGACCGGGGTGACCCGATCGAGACGATGCACGCGGTGGTCGAGGACCCGCCGGCCCCACCGTCCCGGTCCGGCCACCTCACCGAGGTGCTGATGGGGCTGCTGGAGAAGGACCCGGCCCGCCGCTTCGACGTGGACACCTCGCGCAACATGCTGCGCGAACTGCTCGCCGGCCCGCTGGCGAGCAACACCGCCGGACATCTGGTGACCGACCCGTACTCGGTGGTGCCGGCCCAGCGCGCGGCCTGGCAGCCACCGGCACCGCCGGCCAAGCCGCAGCCGACCGGCCAGATCGGCGGTTCGGCGATGCTCGCCCCCGGCGAGTCGCTCACCGACCGGCTGGCCCAGCTACGCAAGTCCGGCGGTGCCTCGGCCGGCTCGATGGCGCACGGCGGCGCGATGGACGAGACCAGGACCGGTGTCGCGCTCAGCGCGCAGACCGGCGCGATGCCAGCCGCCCAGCGCTGGGACGAGGGCAGCGGGCCGGCGATCTACGGCACCCCCGGCGGTGGCTCCGGCACCTACGGCCGCCCCGGTGGGAGCGGCAACGGCGGCGCCGTCGGCAACGCCGTGGCCGGGGCCCGACGGGCCGGCGATGCCGCGCTCACCACGATCAGGAGTTGGCCTCGCAAGATCCAACTCGCCGCCGCTGGTGGCGTGGTCGCCGTACTCGTGATCGGCATCATCGCCCTCTCCGGTGGCGACCCGGAGAAAACTGCACCGCTGCCGCAGGCCGGGGCAAGCCCCAGCGCACCGGCCGGGCCGGCGTTCCCGATCCAGGCACACGCCGAACGCGGCATCTCGGTCAACGTGCCCGAGGGCTGGAAGAAGAACGCCCCGAAGGGTGCCCTCTACATCGACTTCACCGACCCGGGCGACTCCGGTCGCCGGATCCGGCTGCTGATCGAGAAGACGTCGGCCACCCCGATCAAGTTCCTCGAATCCGCCGGCGGGATCCTGGCCAAGCCGGACAACAAGTCCTGCGCCAAGCCGTACGCCGAAATCGGTCTCCAGGAGGTCGAGCTCGGCGGCAAGCCGGCCGCCGAACTGGAATACACCTGCGGCGACGGCGACACCAAGCGACACGGGATCTGGCGGGCCGTCGTCCAGGACGGCAAGGCGTACGAGTTCTACCTGACCACCCCGGACGCCAAGTTCGAGGAGAGCAAGCCGATCTTCGACGAACTGGTCCGGAGCTTCACCATCACCGCCGCCGGCTGA
- a CDS encoding DUF4349 domain-containing protein, which produces MARGRWVGFLGAAGMVTVLAVAGCGAQAGDNSTGSDEAAVAPAAAPLEKADAAAAGDFAGQGQADTKPGAVAPPGTQTPANLRVDQRSIIYTGSMTVRVKEIERAATEAVAIATGAGGFVGGDQRSSSTGDAEASLQLRVPADRFASVVDALAKLGRQEHREIKTQDVTEETLDLAARIQTQQARVESGRRLLAQAKTLSDLVMLEGELAKREADLVALEARQRRLGDLTALSTITVRLIGPEAVVAEDEQEEKGFLAGLQSGWQALLATLGVVLIVLGALLPWVVTLGVPALLVWWLTRRHRRRTGRLPASPVTASSEQSTPPAAAPPPPTPPAPRTAETSAEGRTERA; this is translated from the coding sequence ATGGCGCGAGGACGATGGGTGGGGTTCCTGGGCGCGGCCGGGATGGTCACCGTGCTGGCGGTGGCCGGCTGCGGCGCCCAGGCCGGCGACAACTCGACGGGCAGCGACGAAGCCGCGGTCGCCCCGGCCGCGGCACCGTTGGAGAAGGCCGACGCGGCGGCGGCCGGCGACTTCGCGGGGCAGGGCCAGGCCGATACGAAGCCGGGTGCGGTGGCCCCACCCGGCACCCAGACACCGGCGAACCTGCGGGTGGACCAGCGCTCCATCATCTACACCGGCTCGATGACGGTGCGGGTCAAGGAGATCGAGCGGGCCGCGACGGAGGCCGTCGCGATCGCGACCGGGGCCGGCGGCTTCGTCGGCGGGGACCAGCGGAGCAGTAGCACCGGCGACGCCGAGGCCTCCCTGCAACTGCGGGTGCCGGCGGACCGGTTCGCCTCGGTGGTCGACGCGCTGGCCAAGCTCGGCCGGCAGGAGCACCGTGAGATCAAGACCCAGGACGTCACCGAGGAGACCCTGGACCTGGCCGCCCGGATCCAGACCCAGCAGGCCCGGGTGGAGAGCGGACGACGGCTTCTGGCCCAGGCCAAGACCCTTTCCGACCTGGTGATGCTGGAGGGCGAGCTGGCCAAACGGGAGGCCGACCTGGTCGCGCTGGAAGCGCGGCAGCGCCGGCTCGGCGACCTGACCGCACTCTCCACCATCACCGTACGACTGATCGGGCCGGAGGCCGTGGTGGCCGAGGACGAGCAGGAGGAGAAGGGCTTCCTCGCCGGGCTCCAAAGCGGCTGGCAGGCGCTGCTCGCCACGCTGGGCGTCGTGTTGATCGTGCTCGGCGCGCTGCTGCCCTGGGTGGTCACGCTCGGCGTACCAGCGCTTCTGGTCTGGTGGCTGACTCGGCGGCACCGACGGCGTACCGGCCGGCTACCCGCTTCTCCGGTGACGGCCTCCTCCGAGCAGTCCACGCCACCGGCAGCCGCTCCCCCGCCGCCGACTCCCCCGGCGCCCAGGACGGCGGAGACGTCGGCCGAGGGTCGGACGGAACGAGCCTGA
- a CDS encoding phospho-sugar mutase, translating to MTANPNDPDNLRVLGEAWLADDPDPATRDELRGLLDRLPDSATELADRFAGPLTFGTAGLRGPLRAGPNGMNLAVVTQAAAGLVTWLATRAAAGPLIIGYDARHGSRTFAERTAQIATGAGRPALLLPRPLPTPVLAYAVRALGAAAGVMVTASHNPPQDNGYKVYLGAEMGGPRGAGAQIVPPADTEIEAAIRAIGPARAVPLGPAGKVLGDDLVAGYVAAAAAVLDPDGPRQLKVAYTPLHGVGAAVLTTAFARAGFGVPGIVAEQAEPDPDFPTVAFPNPEEPGAVDRLVALAEAIGADLAIANDPDADRCAVAVPGPDRQWRMLRGDELGVLLADQLIRRGVTGLYATTIVSSSLLRAICAARGVSYDETLTGFKWIVRAESGDTPLVFGYEEALGYCVAPDLVRDKDGITAALTVAELAAGLKAEGSTLLHRLDELAAEFGVHLTDQLSVRVDDLREIQDLMTRLRADTPTELLGAPVTSTQDLLPVSDVLILRTDTARVVIRPSGTEPKLKAYLEVVEPIGGPDRSAPPADVTGAVASARVRATTALTTLRSEIATALGLG from the coding sequence GTGACGGCGAACCCGAACGACCCCGACAACCTGCGCGTCCTCGGCGAAGCCTGGCTGGCCGACGACCCCGACCCGGCCACCCGGGACGAGCTGCGCGGCCTGCTCGACCGGCTGCCCGACAGCGCGACCGAACTGGCCGACCGGTTCGCCGGCCCGCTCACCTTCGGCACCGCCGGGCTCCGGGGACCACTGCGCGCCGGCCCGAACGGGATGAACCTCGCCGTGGTCACCCAGGCCGCCGCCGGCCTGGTCACCTGGCTCGCCACCCGCGCCGCCGCCGGACCGCTGATCATCGGGTACGACGCCCGGCACGGCTCCCGTACGTTCGCCGAACGAACCGCGCAGATCGCCACCGGAGCCGGGCGACCCGCGCTGCTCCTCCCCCGCCCGCTCCCCACCCCGGTCCTCGCGTACGCCGTCCGGGCGCTCGGGGCAGCCGCCGGGGTGATGGTCACCGCCAGCCACAACCCGCCCCAGGACAACGGCTACAAGGTCTACCTCGGGGCGGAAATGGGCGGACCCCGGGGCGCCGGGGCGCAGATCGTCCCACCCGCCGACACCGAGATCGAGGCCGCCATCCGGGCGATCGGACCGGCCCGTGCCGTACCGCTCGGCCCGGCTGGCAAGGTGCTCGGCGACGACCTGGTCGCCGGGTACGTGGCAGCCGCGGCGGCGGTGCTCGACCCGGACGGCCCCCGGCAACTGAAGGTGGCGTACACGCCGCTGCACGGGGTGGGGGCCGCCGTCCTCACCACCGCCTTCGCCCGCGCCGGCTTCGGCGTTCCCGGGATCGTGGCCGAGCAGGCCGAACCCGACCCCGACTTCCCCACCGTCGCATTCCCCAACCCGGAGGAACCGGGCGCGGTCGACCGGCTGGTCGCGCTCGCCGAGGCCATCGGCGCCGACCTGGCCATCGCCAACGACCCGGACGCCGACCGCTGCGCCGTCGCGGTCCCCGGCCCGGACCGGCAGTGGCGCATGCTGCGCGGCGACGAACTCGGCGTCCTCCTCGCCGACCAGCTCATCCGGCGGGGCGTGACCGGCCTCTACGCCACCACGATCGTCTCCTCGTCACTGCTGCGCGCGATCTGCGCCGCCCGGGGTGTGTCGTACGACGAGACGCTGACCGGGTTCAAGTGGATCGTCCGGGCCGAGTCCGGCGACACCCCGCTGGTCTTCGGCTACGAGGAGGCGCTCGGCTACTGCGTCGCCCCGGACCTCGTACGTGACAAGGACGGCATCACCGCCGCGCTGACCGTCGCCGAACTCGCGGCCGGGCTGAAGGCCGAGGGCAGTACGCTCCTGCACCGGCTGGACGAACTCGCCGCCGAGTTCGGTGTCCACCTCACCGACCAGCTCTCGGTCCGGGTCGACGACCTGCGCGAGATCCAGGACCTGATGACCCGGTTGCGTGCCGACACCCCCACCGAACTGCTCGGCGCCCCGGTGACCTCGACGCAGGACCTGCTCCCCGTCTCGGACGTGCTGATCCTGCGCACCGACACGGCCCGGGTGGTGATCCGGCCCTCCGGCACCGAACCGAAGCTCAAGGCGTACCTCGAAGTGGTCGAACCGATCGGCGGCCCGGACCGTTCGGCGCCGCCGGCCGACGTCACCGGCGCGGTCGCCTCGGCCCGGGTGCGGGCCACTACCGCGCTGACCACACTCCGGTCCGAGATCGCGACGGCACTCGGCCTGGGCTGA